From Pyxicephalus adspersus chromosome 7, UCB_Pads_2.0, whole genome shotgun sequence, a single genomic window includes:
- the LOC140334591 gene encoding hemoglobin subunit beta-3-like, which translates to MVHWTAEEKATIASIWAKADLENDGHEALGRLLIVYPWTQRYFGTFGNLSTAAAVAGNAKVHAHGKKVLGAIDNAIHHLDNVKQTLAALSKQHADELYVDPENFKRLGDMLIIVLASKLGAEFTPKVQATFEKFINALVDALSHGYY; encoded by the exons ATGGTTCACTGGACTGCTGAAGAGAAAGCCACCATTGCCTCCATCTGGGCCAAAGCTGACCTGGAAAATGACGGTCATGAAGCCCTGGGCAG GCTGCTCATCGTCTATCCCTGGACCCAGAGATATTTCGGCACTTTTGGAAACCTGTCCACTGCCGCTGCCGTTGCTGGTAATGCCAAGGTCCACGCTCATGGCAAGAAGGTGCTCGGTGCCATTGACAATGCCATTCACCATCTGGATAATGTAAAACAGACCCTGGCTGCCCTCAGCAAGCAGCACGCTGATGAGCTCTATGTGGACCCCGAGAACTTCAAG CGTCTTGGAGATATGCTGATCATTGTTTTGGCCTCTAAGCTGGGAGCTGAATTCACCCCTAAAGTTCAGGCTACCTTTGAGAAATTCATTAATGCTTTGGTAGATGCTCTGAGCCATGGctattactaa